The genomic region GTAATTTTGCGTAACATCCACAAGGACACCTAGAATATTTGAAAGGGAAATGCAGTAAGTTGCTTGTTTAGGGAGTTTTTGcttctaaaaattcagctttgccatcacaggaataaattaaattttaagaaCACTGCTTAAAAATTTAAAAGGGAACACTTAAATCATGCATTTGATCAAAACTGTGTAATTTGTTGAGAACAAAATGATGTGACAATGGTCAATGGAAACTCAAATAACAACCCACTGAGGGCTGTCGTGGAAGTCGTGGGAAgtcgtgacctaatggttagagagtcggactcccaatcgaaaggttgtgagttcgagtcccgggctggcaggaattgtgggtggggggagtgcatgtacagttctctctccaccttcaataccacgacttaggtgcccttgagcaaggcactgaacccccaactgctccccgggcgccgcagcataaatggctgcccactgctccgggtgtgtgctcacagtgtgtgtgtgtgttcactgctctgtgtgtgtgcatttcggatgggttaaatgcagaggtggaaagtaacgaattacatttactcgcgttactgtaattgagtagcttttttgtgtactaatactttttaaagtaatttttttaatctgtaattttacttttacttaagtatattttgtttgaagtattgtacttcgctacattttgaaacacattaattactgagtaaaaaaaaaaagaaaaaaaatcgctccctggaaactacgtcagtaaataatgagcaggagggcaaacttgcgctaaaatcacaagaaagatgcagacggacaaaacaggcgttagtggtgcagacaccgctgaaaacgaaaccccgtcatattctgcagttgaactcgaaggaaatgaagtgaacccctggtcatatgtatgctctattatgcagtgtaagctgtacttgcctaggaagaccaaactagcagcttataaaatctcgacaaaacatcaaccctgcgcaagaatgtagaggtaagctaaataattgcatcgttgcattggtggttaaaatgaaaaggttttgcacaaattagccaaaaagacagtggtgaggagtgtgctatttttgttttaatgatgtgcacgcgcatttatagtgcgttctttcactgtgtgattcagtctcctaaaatgcatttagaatgatcacaaaattgaagatataggggcagaaaattcacatatttatataatttcatatattaaatcaaaatcactcaaagaatgccatcgtttcctccaaaaatcatcatgaatatatacatacatatatataacagttcagtaaacaagttaattaagagacttgcgttttagacaccatattgcctttttagctctatttctacaacagaaaataattccaaacacagccaccaaagcacagttttgcgtctctgagcaacgtgacagtgtttcgttcctgaatgaatcaaccgtttaaatgattcggttcagtcgcaatgactcacttattaacagtgacttgctgacacatactggccattttaatttcacatttaaagtatcttttgattttttaaaataattaatttcttatcatttcaaatgagtattcaacattttatgtcttgtatatcaaaacattattcatgcatttgtaactgcaggttaaatgcattcttgtcctgcactaaacagtgtaatacatctaaatgccacttccaatgatgatactgatttgcctggtaacagcccaaatgttttattattctaaataactgattcctttaattaaaaacaactagtttgagattaatatacctatactcagttcctggagggccatagccctgcagagtttagttctaaccctgctccagcacacatatcatgtagttttcaaataaacctaaatgattagattagctggatcaggtgtgtataattagggttaaatctaaactgtgcaggactgtggccctccaggaactgagtttgacacccttggcctgtcccattttgactccctccaactgttaaaatgtaactaagtaatttttactctgagtaaagtttaaatgagctactttttacttttacttgagtagatttttagactggtacttttacctgtacttaagtaaaatttcattaatgtaatggtacttttacctgaatagaatatttttgtactctttccacctctggatggGGGGATTGGTGAGAGCCGAGAGGGGCACCTCAGCCGATGAGGGCAAAGGGGTAGCAACCAGGCCACCCCCCATGCATGGCCCTGCCtaaaatcaaagtaaaaaaatgaaattacaagCTTTTTGAACTTGCATGAATTTCCTCAAAGCATCTCATAATGTAAGTCAGTAATGTGAATAGCCTCCACGTGCCTGTGTGCACTCCCGACAACATTTAGGCATGCTCCTGATGAGATAAAGGATTTCCGGATACATCTCCTGAAAGAACTGGATCAGGGCATCTGTGAGCTCCTGGACATTATCCTGGTGCTCTTCTGTAGCTTGGGATGCTCTAATACAATGTTCTCAATTTGATTCAGGTGTGGGGAACGTGAGGGCCAGTCAATTGAATCAATACCTTTGTCATCCAGAAACTGCCTACACACTCTGGTCACGTGTGGCCAGGTATTGACATGCACCAGGAGCAACCCAGGGCCCACTGCACAAGCGTAAGGTCTGACAGTGGCTCTGAAGATCATATCCCTGGACCTAACAGTAGTAAGGGTACTGTGCTACTCTCCAAGGACATTCCTTCCCAGACTATCATTGACCCACAACCAGAAAGATCATGCTAGATGATGTTGTAGGCAGCATAATTTTCTCCAAGGCATTTACAGACACATTTCAATCTCTCACATGTACTCCGCATGAACCAGATCTGATCCCTGAAGAGAACGAGGGACCAATAGCAGACCTGCCAATTCTGGCAAATGTCAATCGAGCTACATGGTGCTGGTATGTGAGCACAGGTCACACTATAGGACGTCAGCCCTCATGCCACCCTCATGGAGTCTGTTTCTGATAGTTTAGTCAGAAACATGTACACCAGTAGCTTGATTGAGACTATTTTGGAGGGCTCTGGCAGTGCTTCTTCTGTTCCTCCTGCGGCTGGGCCCTCCATACCCCTCTATACCAGTCCTTTATATGGCTCTGTCCAGCTCTCCTCATGTAATGGCCTGTCTCCAAGTTATCTCTTCCATGCTCACAAGACTTTGCTGGGGGACCCACCAAGCTTCCTTGTGATGGCATGTATGGATGTACCATCCTGGAGTATCTGTGCAACCTGATTGGGTTGTTGGtactaacaaaacacaaaactaaagacAAATCAGTCAGGAAAGAAGGATAATGAGAGAGCAATTGTCTGTGGCCACCAACTGCAAAACCATTCACTTTTTTGGGGTAGTCTTGTTTTTGCTTCTCCAGTGCACCTGTTGTCACTTTCATTTGCACCAAAGCAAGAGAAACTGATTCTCAAACACTTAAGCTTCCTAATTGTACAGATTGATACCCCTGAAGTTTAAATGACTTGATGTTACACTGTGATGATTAAGTGTTCCATTTTTCTGCAGTTTTTTACAGTAGAAAATTAAttcatttagaataaaaaaattgtgaacaTTAAAAAAGCTTTTCACCAACTCCAAAACTTTGAATGGTGGCGCAAAACATTTAATTCTTCTTATCTCCTAATGGTGGACCAGCCAGTCCTGCAAAGCTCTGAATACAGATGTAGACGCCTACAGCTAAAGGCATCCTCTGGATCCCTACGACATCATCCTCGGCCAACATCGGGATGTGCGTGGATGCAATGTTCCCAAGTAAGAAGCCGTAAAGCACACAGCACACTGCCAGCCCCCAGAAGCCATTAACCACAGTAAACAACACCAGCACCAGGGACATCAGTGAGATACATCCTAGAAGTATGAAGATCTTTCTGATATGCCCCCAGTTCAGGACCCATCCAATGGAGAGACGTCCAAAGATCTCAGCAATGGCCAGTGTTGACAGCATATAGGCAGCCTTGCCCCTCCCGGTACCCAAACTTGTACTGAGCTCCACCAAATACAGCTGTGGGGCGAAAAAGCCCAGTGTTGCAAAAAGGCCAAAGGCTGAATAACATAAGAAACTGCCTTCTTTTAGTACAGTCAAATCCAGGAGCTTATTTTTGGTTGACACGGCTTGTTTTGGAGAGATCTGAAGTGGTTCCGCTTCTTTCTGTTCCTTCCCAGATTTGAGCCCCTTTTTCAGCTCATCAAGAGACTGTACAGCTGAATCTTTATAGCTAGCAGAGCCTTGCATTTGTTCTTCAGGAAAAGAGCATGTGATCTTCTGGTCAGTTCCTGCTGGAAAAATCTTTGGTTTGATGACTATGGGACGGAGCAGAGCCCGTTCTTCTGTTCTTGCTCTCTTTactgtgatccttcagaaatcattcaaatatgatcGATATGGTGCTCAAACaacttatcaatgttgaacatgACTTTGCTGCATAATgttcagaggtgtcaagtaacgaagtacaaatacttcgttacattacttaagtagaaattttgggtatctatactttacttgattaattatttttcagccgacttctactccttacatttacacgcaagtatctgtactttctactccttacattttaaaaatagttacTGGTTCGTTACTGgtatttcattccggcttgtcgtcattcaaaaaaaaaaaaaaatacctatccagataaatcgcgccaaccggatggagtgaatttgattgtggttggatgagaagtataaacatataccattccgacaccctattggtttgtacgcgatcaatcgcacctgcacatgacacaaatcacatcacactccggCCAGGGCATAGCCAgtgttgggttcgtttatcaaaaaatatatttcttaaaagtagggttgtgtatggaaccggtatccgatagCCTCaaagtcagtccccttaaatttcaaatgaaaccggcgtcagactggtgaaaatactaatgtgcctaagacttttgcactgtattgtactttacaaacgacattgttgctactttataaagaatgagcatacagtaattcacagaactgattaaagacagtgacagacagcactcatcttaacgaaatatcagagagattgacagagatacagtagaaacattatgtgtggttttgtattaaataatgacccagattgtgaaatacatttattagctttagattaagggaagcacaacttgggaaatgagagcatccaaggtaaaagctatgtatttattttaaatatttttaaagttatccatagttttttttttgtggttcttttttttaagtatcggttcaggcaccgtttaggggccggtaccattttaaaagtattgaaaaggcactggaccctacttaaaagttattatttctcattaCTGGCTCaattaccaaatgggtgctttctcttcgtcctccacaaattaagctactgtaggtagttcggtagcgagacgttttaaaaAATTATCGTTTGAGATTgatgacgcgattgacaatgttgtgataagtaggctttaccaactttgtaactcgttacaacaaccccccccccccccccccacacataCACTCGACATAGCAGACATATGTAgtgaatacaggaagctatcaatcaagaaggtatcaggattatgagttatttttcatttttagtttttgattaatcacttggattaatcattcattttgacagcactataatgtttattgtaaatagacaaccatacaagaatAATTGTTACTAAgactgcaccaatgttcttgtccattgccctcgcagactcctgcagctaagcttggatgtacatttacattccattaaaggttattgatgacatgcctctgaagtttgactttttgcatcataacaatacttatagtcaactagtcatcatatctagtcctttaatgtttttgcattgtactaaaagggcgttcattttcaatgggcatatatgcggctgaaacaggtagcctagtgcatcccaaatttttcaacatgaacatttaatataacattatagtcattatgggctggcctatggcctttagaaaaatgtttttttgaggaggtggggtagtgcacaataggcccctgtggcacggcctaagcttttgttcttaatggcatttttttccttacattacttttacttttatactttaagtagtttttaaaccagtacttttacacttttacttgagtaaaaaccttgagttgatacttcaacttctacaaaagtctttttaaaccctagtatctatacttctacttgagtaatgaatgccaatacttttgacaccactgataatgtttttgtggagaccctgataaatatgtttttcaagattcttggaagaataaaatatcaaaagaacataatttatttgaaatagaaatcttttggaccattataaatgtatttactgtaaccTTTCAACAATTTAAAGGTATGGTTCAACAAAAAATGAAATTTGCCCCAtgattttctcaccctcaagccttccaaggtgtatatgacttttttttttaatactaattcAATCAGAGTTATATATTGGCTCGTCCAAGTTCTATAATGGCAGTAAATGGCATAGCAAAATCTCCTGTGACAATATGTTTAGTCTTAGTCTTGCGATCGAGAActaagttttgtttacagcaaaggaaaaccagtctcctctggcTTGCCttgagggtgaactatccctttcatgcatccttgctgagctgctgcacagcttttttgagtttactcaacttttaaacGAATTAGTTCATTTAACTCAATTCACTGAGTAAGGTCACATGTCTCCCAACTTAAAatcttttgttcagctgattgagtttttatagttaaaaaaacttttgttatgtaatttcaacttttaatgttattttcacttgacttaataaagtacgttcagttgactaaaaatgtgtttttaaacagcatcacaaggtcaaaaaaaactactacatgcttaatattttggtccaggtttaatttcaaaccagcagcaacacattggtaactttagccatactcattcttaaaaaaagtaagtaaatgagtaggcagaaaaaaaaaaaaaaaaaaactttcaaagtgctatctcattcaaccggtactttaaatgttctatgtttaacattttaaattgttaacacaaaacatgttacaaaacgAGCAATATAAGTGCAAGTTAAAAGAATACGCTGACTTTTTGGGGCTTTAGCTTGTTCACCGTATCCAGCACAGTTAGGGTGAGGCTCCTTTTGTCTGTTCGGTGTTGGTGCGCTTCACTGCACATGCGCCAATTTCATGGTCGTTACAGTGCGCATGCTCCAACCTCCAACCCAACTTGTATGCTTGTTAACTtgaatttacaaattgaatttacaattaattctaggttggtccaacgattgttgaaccaatgtcttttcactagttatgccaacatttttgcatttaattgtccagttaactaaaatataatctttagtctaactttttgtgagttggattttttacagtgtgtgtgtatagttcAAGGCTTTACCTACCTGTCACAATCCCAATAGTGAGGTACTAATTTCTAAATTTAAAgtaacagtaaaaatgtaaacctTTGATAACCCCGTAAGTGAACACCTCCACCAAGAAAAAGGCTACAGCCACAATCCAACCCCAACCACCATCTGGGACCTCAGAGTACACTTTAGAGCCGAGGCAACCTTTTATTAGGAAAATCCACTGTGCCATTTTGATCTGCGACCTGTGAATGTGACAAAAAAAGGAAAGATAAAGGTAAGCTATAGTGAGTAAATAAGTGAATTAACTTTTACAGCCACTCAGATCCCGTCAGTAAAAACTGTATTGGGGCACAACCGTGATCATTCCCACTTGTAAAGAGACATTTAATTGTAAAGTAGACTTGTACTCAGATGTACATGGTTAATCATTTCATAAACAACTATATTCAAACAATTGCAATATCAGCTATTAAATTCGTTTAATCAGGTTTTGGGACAGGTTTCTGTTAAGTTGAATTTCTGATGTGTGCTAGAGACCAGTGTTGTCAAGATGAAATAAATTGATCatatttatcatattatcacaatatatgttaatataaatgaCTCAACTAAGACAGCTAACTGAAATTAATGTGTACCGAAATGACtaaaaccaaaactgaaataaaaataaaggcaaatggaaatatttttaaataacaataactaATAAAACTGCACAGAACCAAATTAATAaacctaaaaacaaaaataaactgaatatatGAAACTTTACTGGGGGGGACTGTATAATTTATAGATATACCTAAAAAACAGGTATAACAATTTAACAACTATAGCGCAAGGGGCGTTACCAGAGGGATGTTACGTCATGAAAGGGGAGGCGGGACATGAGTGTCAACAAACTGATGCGCAAAACAACGACTGGAATATTTTCATTGATTCAAATCATCGCTCGGCTTTAGGTGAGGAGTAATTAATCtcataatattattataagtcgtaatatagtttaaaatgcaTATCGAATCTGAAGTTTGTTAAATTCCTTTCCCAATATTAGGACAGCGACGGCTAACATTATTTTCGAACAGCTCCATTCCTATCATATTCTGAAGTCAAAAACGTTACTGCTTTAACTCCTCAGAGCATCACACCTGTTGTATGACGCAGTTGTCAAAtgaacattaagttttgatatgtttTAATACGTTTGTTTTGTTCTAAATCACTGCACGTTATCAAAAGTAAGGTGAGTCACCATCGTGATTCCAGCGTGAACGTGTTTTCTCAGGTTCTTGTCACGTGGTCGTTTGTATGGTCAGTAACTCTATACAAATATAAACGTGTCTTCCTGACCTGCATTCATTCGTGTGACGCGCGCACTAACTGACCCATGTGAATTGTTTAACTtctttagtagtagtagtagtagtcatTTTACCACTGATAAATTGTAACATTGAATAttcagagataaaaaaaataaaataataattataaaaataaataccttCTCCTGTCAGGGAGAGGAATGTTGTTACTCCACTGCTGTACTGTAGTCCATGTGGTGCTGCTTCCACTGTCTCAAACACTGAGCTCCTCTGTGGTGGGAGG from Carassius carassius chromosome 40, fCarCar2.1, whole genome shotgun sequence harbors:
- the LOC132121874 gene encoding monocarboxylate transporter 7-like; its protein translation is MAQWIFLIKGCLGSKVYSEVPDGGWGWIVAVAFFLVEVFTYGVIKVKRARTEERALLRPIVIKPKIFPAGTDQKITCSFPEEQMQGSASYKDSAVQSLDELKKGLKSGKEQKEAEPLQISPKQAVSTKNKLLDLTVLKEGSFLCYSAFGLFATLGFFAPQLYLVELSTSLGTGRGKAAYMLSTLAIAEIFGRLSIGWVLNWGHIRKIFILLGCISLMSLVLVLFTVVNGFWGLAVCCVLYGFLLGNIASTHIPMLAEDDVVGIQRMPLAVGVYICIQSFAGLAGPPLGGVLVDVTQNYRAAFYSCAAGMGLGAIFLGFVRPAKTGQLCSRRDNGQNNTIVEQVSKDKLEEILEVDNQDIKS